DNA sequence from the Conger conger chromosome 18, fConCon1.1, whole genome shotgun sequence genome:
ATTAAAGTGGTAACAACAGCCCAATTATATTAGTTTATTTAAAAgggtaacacatttttaaaaaaaagattaaggACAGAATGCTTATCACCAGCATCACAAAAATAGTTTGACAAATAAGTACAAAGCGTCAACATACTGTATGCCTAGAACACGCAGAACCCTGCAACAAGTCATGTCAAAATATACCATGAAAACAGTCTGTGAAAATTACCATAAAACTAAATCTGCCAAAATGACCCCTTTGAGATCGATTTCTCAAACAGCGAAACTTAAACCCAGATCTTGAGGGATTAAAGGGCCATGATTAGTTCACGTGGCATGTACTACACATAGATAGATTGTTTGAACTACAAACAAGCACAATTACAATCATTAAACTACTGTTAGGCAAAATAGCTCAACTAACAGCAGAAGACATAATGGCATAACAATTTTCCGTCTAGGAATGCTTttgtggaaaaataataaattcacaGTAAGGACTACCAGTATACTTTAAATAGGTAACCCGCTTTCCTCTATAACTGACTTCACACCATTGGAACACCAATacttttttgtgtttctgtctctgaaTACTGAAATTCATAGACAGTTCTGAGTGAAAATAATTTCAAGTCTAGTAATTGTTCGCCTCCCAAAACCTGTAGAAAACCCAAAGATTTAGTATCCTGGATTATGAAATGTTCCATTGACAGGTTATGAGTCTTGACTCAACCTTAAATTGCTCTCCCTTCCAACTCACCAGCAGCATATAGATTGTCTTGAGATAAACAGTTTGCCCAAAACCATGAGCAAAGAGCAGCAGCACTCTGATTCTGTCTGTTACCCCGCACTGTTAAAGGGACAGCTCTACTGTCACAGGGTTCATATTAGATATCTCACTTTTCTattggcccagacagtttttgAGGGATATTTTAGAGAGGTCACTTTGCGATGATAGGTATACAGGCATTCGGGGGTTTGTGctgtaaagcaagaaaataaaccGAAATAACCAGTCTGTAAATATCTCCAATATTTGCTTGGAGTGAAATGTCTTGCTTCTCAGACAAGCCCCGAAAAGCATCTATACCAGCCACTGGGCCAATCAAAAATGTGTATTCACGATAATATATcgacagaaaaaaaataaagaaaaactttCCCTTGAAGGTAGCTTGGAAACAGTGGTCCCAAACCCCGGTTTTGGAAAGTCAAACGGTTTCGCTTGTTTTATAACCTTACAaaaaccagttcagacccaataACTGAGGTAATGTAACTGATAAACTGATAAACCAGGTGGAGAAATGTGAGCAGACTGTGGCTCACAGGGGTCTAAGCCACCTTAAACTCGTGGCTACCCCTGAACACGTGGTTCCAGAGAATGGCATGCGGTTCAGATGCCATTCAGCAGGGACACTCTCCTCTTTCCCCGGGCCGGACCGGGACCGCCCGTCTcgctcatcctcctcttcctcttccgcAGTTGGGACTCCTCCTCAATGGGAGGAAGGGGGCTGGGCTCCCATGGCAGACTGGACAGCAGTGGGTGCTGCCGGCCACCATCCTCAGCACGGTTGCTGGGTGAAAAGTAGTTCTCAAAGGCCCCGTCGTCCGTAGGCGTGGAGACCCGGGGCGATGCAGGGGAACCCCTGGCACCGGGGGCCAGAAAGGCACCCTTTCTTCGGCAAAAGGCCTCGAGGGGGGAGGCCTGCTCCGTGTGATGCCGGTCCCGCCTTCGGGCAACAGCAGCTTTTCTGACCAGAGAATCAGCGACAGACACGGGGAGACTTACCGATCTACTGCAATCCCTGGAGAGGCTGTGGACTTTGGACGCTTTCGTTTGACCGCAGGGGTCATTTCCCTCAGTATTTAAAACTTGCCGCATTTCCACTGGGGGTCCGCTTTCGCCAGATAGTGCTACGGTACAAGGCGTTTGTGAGTTAGCATTTTCAGCTCGGTCACATTTGaaagaagatttcctccgctttCTGATAGCCCGACTGTCAGACAAACTGAGTCCAGCAGGCGACGGAGCGATCGCACCTTCTCCGAATAATGCAGCCGGACTTTTAAGTGACGTTTGACACTCGAGCGCATTGCTTTGGACAGATGAGCTGGAGTGCTCTTGGGTTTTTGTTCCTTTACTTTCACTATGGAGCCCTTGAGGACATGGACGTTTCAcggtttttttctttgcttgacGATTGACGGATGCCTGCTTTGTCGTGTCCGTTCTGGGAGGCAATTCTGTAGCGCTCCTATTAATTTCAATGTCGGATCTACTGTCACCCAAATCAAAAGTGGATGTCTCTCCTTCACTTTTGCTGCCAGGAAAGCTACTACGAAGGTCACTAAGAGATATATCCAAATCACTGGAGTCGTCTTCATCAGATGCGTCTACAACAACCAGAAAGTAAAAAGAACAATGATCAGTTAAAATATTTCCTTTAGGGCCATCTACTCTGTAGTAGGAAGTAACCAGCATAGCACTATGAATAATTCTTTGTTAAAAAGTAGCAAGGCACCTACAAATTAGAATTGCATTAATTGCTCTCATAAGTGCAGCTCCCTGTGGCTGTAGCTACCCATCTAGTTAAAATAGGTTAGTGCGATCACCTGCCCCCAGCAgttttcatattcatggtttcattttatCAAAATAGAGCGTTCTTAACCTGCTAGCCAGCTTCAGCTTTCTGTATGGAATGACCCTTATCAGACAGAGGCTAAAGATACATTTCATCACACTACCACAGATCTGATATAGGGCAAGAACTGCTCAAATTAATTATCCTTTTTGATTCACTTCCAGGAGCCAACTTCTTATTAACAGCCAAGCTGAAAATGAACGCTCTGACTGTAAATTCCACATTGACCTACACACCTATGGTGTATAAAAGGTGGGGTAGATGGGGTTGCTGCCAGAATATATTGCCGTTTCACTTACGAGAGcattgatctgaaacatttgaatCTTTGGCCTCATCTTAATGGAGTAGTGTGCGGACCCTCCATGAATCATAGGTGAGCAGGCTGTTCTGAAATTGGTTTTGGGCTCACCTGTCCGTGAAAGACTTTCCCTCTTCTCCTTCATGACTTTGAGGCGCAGTGCCATGGTGCTGGCCCTCTTGGACGCCGGGCTGTAAACGATCCCGCTCGCCTCGTCGATGAGGAACGGGGAGAGGTCcggagctgcaggacacaaacGCACCGCGCGTTAGGACCCAGCGACAACAAGGTTCCCCCAGCGAGGCGTACAGACACAGAGCGCGCACTCGAACAAACAGCCCTTACAGCTGGGCGATGACATGGTCAGGCTCTTCATCATTCGGTCCAGCTTCCTCTTCATCGACTTGTTATTCTCCGGGTTCTGCTCAGGAATGTCCCTTGGCTGCATGCATCGATGCTTCGAACAGAAAAACgaataaaacatttcaacacaCATACGtatttatataatgtatatgaaagacaagggaaattggtATAGATATAATACAGCAAGGCATCGCCCCAGCAAATGCATTTTAAGAGAATAGAGATTTCCGCATGCCCAGCTGTAACATAAATGAATGACAACAGATCCAATTAGGAAGGATATTCCATCCAGAAATGGCTAACCCGCTTCCAAGTAATCTGAACCGAATGATAATTTCTGACTGACAGCACACAAGAGCCATCAGAAAGTGTTGGAGAAATCGACCCATTAACTAGAAACCTTGTCATCAAAGCTAAAGTTATGGCCAACTAAGCATTAAATCTCAATATGGCCAGGCTTGGCTCTGCCATTTTTGCAGACTCATTCATGGTAACAAGTTTCAATAGTGTATCAGACCATACTGTTACGACTTTAGATTAACAATTCACTGCTATGGTCCTTTAAGATGTGGAATATTGAAGGGGGGGGGTCTTACTGTTCGCTTGGTAAATGCTGGATTCCTGTGGCTTTCATCATTTATAGCAGGGTATGAATCTTCATCAATGTGTTCACCACAATCTTTACAtctggaggaagaaaaaaaatattttaagaataaactaaactaaaaatgtactaaACTTAGGTTTCATATGTTGCTTTTTATTATACTTGATTAACACTAAAACTTTTGCATCAACAAagttgactttttaaaattgtaCAGTAATAATTCAGTAATTACCTGGCAACCCAGAGAACTGACACGAGTTTCACGCCCATCTTCTTGGCTTTGTTCCAAGTGGACTGGTGACCATTTTTGAACACCACGTGAGTTACTCGTTTGTCAAATGTTTTCGACACCTGCAATCATGCAAAGATGATGATGTTACACcaaggttaaaaaaaacctctctgcacacagtgaaatatatttttattatttaaatattgtttaaCAAATCCAAGGCCAGACATGGTACATTCACATAAGACTTTTCGCTTCACAATGCCTTCTGCTACGCAGTGTGAAAGAGTAGGCAGGCGGACCCATGCTGCCAAACAAAGGACACATGGCAAGGGTGGGGAAAATCCCCACTGATATACAGTGTATCAGTGCAGACACCACTGCTCTACCAGTGACCTGCTGAGGATCTATGTGGACCCACTGCGTTAATGTTAACGTGAACATACCTAAAGCATTCAACCGACCAAGTGGGTGAGAACTTCTTCGGCCACTGCACATTTGCCACATTTGAACATGTACGCCAGAATACCCAAGGTCACTTTACATATTGCTATATTATGATCAAGTGAATAAGTCTGGCTCAAAGAAACattgaataaaaacagaaagaaagaaaaaagagcgCAGGTTCACTCGATAAAACACTGCATTGCCATGTTGGGTATAAACCTCATAGTAAACTAATGTTCGAATGAGTGGACTAACCTCGGCTCCCATTTCCCGTAACTGCTGAATGAAAGGTTTAGAATAGTTCTCAGTCTTGCTGGATGACCAAACGTCGACAAAAGCAACAACAtctacaaaaacaaatacaattgacaAGCGAACCgcaaatttaattttttttactatgTCAGCACGGATATGCTTTTCAGATCCTgacaatttcttttttgttctgtAATTTTAACTATTGTCTTGAAATACAGCTATTAGAAGAAAAACCCGGTCATGAGATTTCTGAAAGTACCCATTAGTATAAATGACAGCCTAACATTTGTAGCTATGCAACATCAACTACTGTCACCTTTTGAAAAGTATAACAACTGACTTGGatgtaaaattaattttcaatcactattcTTTGAGATCCATTCATTTACTTTTGTAACATTTTCAGGTTTTGCTTTCATGAAATTAGTTTCCGTGACACAATCACTTAAACAAACGAACTGTCAAAAAAGACAAACACTAGGGCACTTAACCGGATTACAATAAGTTACCTTTCAGTGTCTCAGAAAGTTTTTCTGAAGTCATTTCCCTGTTGAACTCAAACTCCGCCCAGTTTCAAAGCCTTCAAAAAAAGATTTGTATTGCACTCACGTTAATCAGGGTATGAGAAGAATTTACAATCTCAAAAGCAAGAATGAAACAATTGCAaccactgaagtaaaaaaaaaaaaaaaaaaaaatgtcacctaacttaaataaaataaaaacatgcctgaaaataagtaaatgtaTGGTCAAACCAgtgtgttagctagctagctaacttatgTGATATTAATATTTTCAGACGAATTCAGACAAGATGACAAAATTGGTTAAGTTTAGCCAACACAAATTCAACTGGGATACACAGCTAGCTAATACGTAAGAACATGGCGTTACCTAACATTTTCGAACCGATTAGCTAACTTTGTTAGCAGAAGTGCAACAAGGCGTGCAGCATGCTAAATTATCATTCACTTTATACACATGCTAACGTTAGTTGGCATTTACACAACAAAAGCTTGGTAAGCTAGTTCGTCCTTGCGAATCCAAATGACAGATAATCATCcgaaaaatactttaaaatgatTAAGGAAGACCTAAAGTTACCTGTCTGAAATACAAAGTTGTGCAAAACGTGCGCGGGCTTACATTTCAATGAATTATGGGGAGAAAACGTTCG
Encoded proteins:
- the mcph1 gene encoding microcephalin isoform X2; translated protein: MTSEKLSETLKDVVAFVDVWSSSKTENYSKPFIQQLREMGAEVSKTFDKRVTHVVFKNGHQSTWNKAKKMGVKLVSVLWVARCKDCGEHIDEDSYPAINDESHRNPAFTKRTHRCMQPRDIPEQNPENNKSMKRKLDRMMKSLTMSSPSSPDLSPFLIDEASGIVYSPASKRASTMALRLKVMKEKRESLSRTDASDEDDSSDLDISLSDLRSSFPGSKSEGETSTFDLGDSRSDIEINRSATELPPRTDTTKQASVNRQAKKKTVKRPCPQGLHSESKGTKTQEHSSSSVQSNALECQTSLKSPAALFGEGAIAPSPAGLSLSDSRAIRKRRKSSFKCDRAENANSQTPCTVALSGESGPPVEMRQVLNTEGNDPCGQTKASKVHSLSRDCSRSAKKTLVMTSMSEEQHTVLQVVSSLGGFSLADAVGEGTTHVVTGRPRRTLSVLLGIARGCWILSFQWILCCLEHGCWVSEEPFELSEHFPAASVCRLQQHLSAGEHQQDLFSGQPVMFVSPQSQPPTRSLTELIQLCGGTVCKTVRQAGVCIGPYKGKKPQGTRSLSEQWVLDCLTHLKELPYDSYDLDKKSE
- the mcph1 gene encoding microcephalin isoform X1 produces the protein MTSEKLSETLKDVVAFVDVWSSSKTENYSKPFIQQLREMGAEVSKTFDKRVTHVVFKNGHQSTWNKAKKMGVKLVSVLWVARCKDCGEHIDEDSYPAINDESHRNPAFTKRTHRCMQPRDIPEQNPENNKSMKRKLDRMMKSLTMSSPSSPDLSPFLIDEASGIVYSPASKRASTMALRLKVMKEKRESLSRTDASDEDDSSDLDISLSDLRSSFPGSKSEGETSTFDLGDSRSDIEINRSATELPPRTDTTKQASVNRQAKKKTVKRPCPQGLHSESKGTKTQEHSSSSVQSNALECQTSLKSPAALFGEGAIAPSPAGLSLSDSRAIRKRRKSSFKCDRAENANSQTPCTVALSGESGPPVEMRQVLNTEGNDPCGQTKASKVHSLSRDCSRSAKKTLVMTSMSEDRQHTVLQVVSSLGGFSLADAVGEGTTHVVTGRPRRTLSVLLGIARGCWILSFQWILCCLEHGCWVSEEPFELSEHFPAASVCRLQQHLSAGEHQQDLFSGQPVMFVSPQSQPPTRSLTELIQLCGGTVCKTVRQAGVCIGPYKGKKPQGTRSLSEQWVLDCLTHLKELPYDSYDLDKKSE
- the mcph1 gene encoding microcephalin isoform X3, which produces MTSEKLSETLKDVVAFVDVWSSSKTENYSKPFIQQLREMGAEVSKTFDKRVTHVVFKNGHQSTWNKAKKMGVKLVSVLWVARCKDCGEHIDEDSYPAINDESHRNPAFTKRTHRCMQPRDIPEQNPENNKSMKRKLDRMMKSLTMSSPSSPDLSPFLIDEASGIVYSPASKRASTMALRLKVMKEKRESLSRTDASDEDDSSDLDISLSDLRSSFPGSKSEGETSTFDLGDSRSDIEINRSATELPPRTDTTKQASVNRQAKKKTVKRPCPQGLHSESKGTKTQEHSSSSVQSNALECQTSLKSPAALFGEGAIAPSPAGLSLSDSRAIRKRRKSSFKCDRAENANSQTPCTVALSGESGPPVEMRQVLNTEGNDPCGQTKASKVHSLSRDCSRSVCRLQQHLSAGEHQQDLFSGQPVMFVSPQSQPPTRSLTELIQLCGGTVCKTVRQAGVCIGPYKGKKPQGTRSLSEQWVLDCLTHLKELPYDSYDLDKKSE